The following coding sequences are from one Eucalyptus grandis isolate ANBG69807.140 chromosome 11, ASM1654582v1, whole genome shotgun sequence window:
- the LOC104424830 gene encoding uncharacterized protein LOC104424830 gives MWLRSLPPDYREVDIDKRKTEEEPRTVGLCALLIVAHFVAKKESDIGIWWVCFAEDPLDVWNLNIIADQIAFTLAATARLKSSPTFVRVWGSNERAILLCKSAHPPVEAVSEFQGSEFQASENAMSPNSSLSELHRNGEMDKIVDKVAESLSIERGWKSEEMGSKVDNAEIDTRGIKAGHLKKSQSLASGLHGFSFDQHSRSVMEDASNELGVGEYCKDGPFDTCQVLNLNKKSIFSIGDLQSTDKGVLENSEGQYSGENAGDSGDHTPHTSAELHEPNGTSIPEFKDQFSPQKESDVNACKGKNIIYEDAVCNDYHGYDYAGSAQGGITAIFDDIFLKPHRGESSSHQQYDLPHKDFKIKRIEEWVTDLQLCNPSDEVEESYQPNDQNKREYPVLNGLTAAKVEPKVSPGNEAAKRYISSLSASATTAQMANHGLAMIPFLSAFVSLKMLNLSGNNIVRITAGALPRGLHMLNLSKNQISTIEGLRELTRLRVLDLSYNRIVRIGHGLASCSSLKELYLAGNKISEVEGLHRLLKLNVLDLRANKISTAKCLGQLAANYNSLQAVSLEGNPAQKNVGDDQLKKYLQGLLPHLAYYNRQLIKVGTLKDAADRSVRLGASAHQFDRSGLRSEHKSTRKGGHGLASKSSSSSYGRKSQALVSPKHSKGKHVRLPPSGTKGATHNQQYNLDFSDRLRIMKQELAIGRSRSEGTLGVL, from the exons atgTGGCTAAGGTCTCTGCCGCCGGATTATAGGGAGGTAGACatagacaaaaggaaaacagaagaagaaCCAAG GACTGTTGGTCTCTGTGCCCTGTTGATTGTTGCACACTTTGTTGCTAAGAAAGAGAGTGACATAGGCATCTGGTGGGTTTGCTTTGCAGAG GATCCTCTGGATGTTTGGAATTTGAATATTATAGCTGATCAGATTGCTTTCACTCTGGCCGCTACTGCAAGATTGAAGTCTTCTCCCACCTTTGTGAGGGTGTGGGGTAGTAATGAGCGAGCCATTTTGCTTTGC AAATCAGCACATCCACCTGTTGAAGCTGTTAGTGAGTTTCAGGGTTCTGAGTTTCAGGCTTCAGAGAATGCCATGAGCCCAAATTCATCGCTTTCAGAATTGCATCGGAATGGTGAGATGGATAAAATTGTGGACAAGGTTGCAGAATCTCTATCCATTGAACGAGGTTGGAAATCAGAAGAAATGGGGAGTAAAGTTGATAATGCGGAGATTGATACAAGGGGTATTAAGGCTGGCCATCTCAAGAAAAGTCAATCTCTTGCAAGTGGTTTGCATGGATTCTCATTTGACCAACATAGCAGGTCAGTCATGGAGGACGCCAGCAATGAACTGGGTGTTGGTGAATATTGTAAGGATGGACCCTTTGATACATGTCAAGTCCTGAATCTCaacaagaaatcaattttttcaattggaGATTTGCAAAGTACTGACAAAGGGGTCCTAGAAAATTCTGAAGGCCAATATTCTGGAGAAAATGCTGGTGACTCTGGAGATCACACACCTCATACTTCTGCAGAGTTA CATGAGCCAAATGGGACATCCATTCCTGAGTTTAAAGATCAGTTCTCCCCACAAAAAGAAAGCGATGTCAATGCGTGCAAAGGTAAAAACATTATCTATGAAGATGCTGTTTGTAATGATTATCATGGTTATGATTATGCTGGTTCTGCCCAAGGGGGGATTACTGCTATTTTTGATGACATCTTCTTGAAACCCCATAGAGGGGAAAGCTCCTCTCACCAACAGTATGATTTACCACATAAGGATTTTAAGATTAAGCGGATTGAGGAGTGGGTCACAGATCTCCAGCTTTGCAACCCTTCGGACGAAGTGGAGGAGTCATACCAGCCAAATGATCAGAACAAGAGAGAATACCCTGTTTTGAATGGTCTGACTGCAGCAAAAGTTGAGCCTAAGGTGAGTCCTGGAAATGAAGCTGCTAAGAGATACATATCATCCCTGAGTGCCTCAGCAACTACAGCTCAGATGGCGAACCATGGTTTGGCAATGATCCCATTTCTCAGTGCATTCGTGAGCTTGAAGATGCTTAATCTGTCAGGAAACAACATAG TGAGGATAACAGCTGGTGCTCTTCCTCGGGGACTTCATATGTTGAATCTGTCAAAAAACCAGATTTCCACTATTGAAGGCTTACGTGAATTGACCCGATTGCGTGTACTTGACTTGAGCTATAACAGAATCGTCAGAATTGGACATG GCCTAGCTTCTTGTTCATCACTTAAGGAGCTATATCTGGCGGGGAATAAGATCAGTGAAGTCGAGGGTCTTCACCGCCTTCTGAAACTGAATGTTTTGGATCTCCGTGCCAACAAGATTTCAACAGCAAAATGTCTAGGGCAGCTTGCAGCGAACTACAATTCCTTACAAGCTGTTAGCTTGGAAGGGAATCCAGCCCAGAAGAATGTGGGAGATGACCAGCTTAAGAAGTATTTGCAGGGCCTTCTTCCTCACCTGGCATATTACAACCGACAACTCATAAAAGTGGGTACACTGAAGGATGCCGCTGACCGATCAGTTCGGCTGGGGGCTAGTGCCCATCAATTTGATCGCAGTGGCCTTAGGTCAGAACACAAATCGACAAGGAAGGGTGGTCATGGGCTGGCTAGCAAGTCATCGTCCTCATCATATGGTCGGAAAAGTCAAGCACTGGTTTCTCCAAAACATTCTAAGGGCAAGCATGTACGCCTTCCCCCGAGTGGAACCAAGGGAGCAACCCATAACCAGCAGTACAATTTGGACTTCAGTGACAGACTCCGCATCATGAAGCAGGAGCTTGCAATTGGTAGAAGTCGAAGTGAAGGTACTTTGGGAGTGCTTTGA